CGTCGATTCTTCCTGCCTTCGGTTGCGCCCGCAGAGACAGCCGCCGGCGGCTGTGGACAATGAAACCGTGTTGTTCGAGGTGGTCAAAACCGCCTTTTCCCACCGGAGGAAAACGCTCATCAATTGCCTCTGCGACAGCGCCTTCGGCCTGGCCCGGAGCCATGCCGCAGCTCTCGTGGAGCGCGCCGGCCTCCCGCCCCATGTCCGCGGAGAAACGCTCTCGCTCGCCCAGTTTGCCGCGCTCGCCAATGCTATCAGCTCAGGAAGTGTCTGACACGTCTGACACCTGTGCTATAATGGCGTGATATGAGCGTTGTGACGACGGATATTGTCCAGCACGTCGCGCATCTCGCGCGCCTGCGGCTCGAAGGCCAGCACCTAGCACAGCTCGCCGCGCAGCTTGATGAGATCCTCCAGTATGTCCAGCAGCTGCAGTCCGTCAACACCGAGCGTGTTGAGCCCACCAGCCATGTCTTGCCGCTGTCCAATGTGCATCGAGCCGA
This region of Candidatus Omnitrophota bacterium genomic DNA includes:
- the gatC gene encoding Asp-tRNA(Asn)/Glu-tRNA(Gln) amidotransferase subunit GatC, producing MSVVTTDIVQHVAHLARLRLEGQHLAQLAAQLDEILQYVQQLQSVNTERVEPTSHVLPLSNVHRADERAPSLNPALVTSLAPAAHPPFVKVPKVIEG